Part of the Juglans regia cultivar Chandler chromosome 14, Walnut 2.0, whole genome shotgun sequence genome, ATAGATTAccatattttgttttatgtctCAAGCATTTAATGCATCGCAAATATATATACGAGGGAAGGTCTTTTGTAGGGACCTGCATCATATCTCCAAGATTGACAATGAGTGTGTTGGAAATAGGTCTAACTTGGATCCATTCCTTGTCCTTGAGGACTTCGAGGCCACCCACTTCGTGTTGGTTCAATATGGACAGAACCGAGCTGTCTGTGTGCACGTCCATGCCCCAGGCAGAGTTAGCCACAAAGCATTGTGGGTAGCGATAAACACGAACGAATCCTGTGGATTCTGATAGAATATTGGACTTGGATTCTTCTGAATTTAGATTGAGTTTCATCACCATAGCTTCGAATATGGTTGTAGCAAGTCTCGACAGGTGCTTTCCATATTCTTCTAGTAGCACTCTTGTGAAACATGATATAGAACAAACTATATAttggtatattatataaatgtgtccctaaaaataagagttttgagtcttttgaCTAATATCAAATATGAAACGAGTTTAAATTATCCGATTAAAAACGATCGATTTTAGagatattttcctttaaaaaaaaatattatttatcattctttcATCATCAGTACTTGATATAGTATGAATGATCTTTTTTCCTTCGTCTCTGCcgtattttatttatcataataTCTCAAGATTTTAACATGTGCTTCCAACAGTCTACAaagcaaaaggaagaaaaaaagaactagCAAATGAAACGTGTACCTGAAAGATGCAAGTACAGGATCTTCAGCTTGCATTTGCGAGAGTTGAAGAAGAGGAGCATTGAGCCCTTCAACCCAATTGACATTCTGGGGACCTATCTGTAGGGCTGCACCAGAAGGAGTGAGGACAGGGGTGCCCCAAAAGTATGACAAAGGGCTGCTAAATATGGCCTGCTTGGTTTCaaagggaagagaaaaaagCTTCTTGGCATGGTCTTGAAGTTGGCTCAGAAGGGTTGGAGGAACCCCATGATTGACCAAACGAAAAAGACCCCAATCTCTGCAAACCTCCCCAAGCTGTTCAAGGTCTAAGCATTGGAGATCTATGACAGGTATAGGGTCTGAATCTGGGACCTGGTTTATAGCACCAACCGTGTCAAAGTTCTGGGTATGCTGCCTCAACTGGCGAAAGACCGGAGGGTAGGAATCAAAGTTCACTTC contains:
- the LOC109002286 gene encoding gibberellin 2-beta-dioxygenase 6 encodes the protein MSESEVNFDSYPPVFRQLRQHTQNFDTVGAINQVPDSDPIPVIDLQCLDLEQLGEVCRDWGLFRLVNHGVPPTLLSQLQDHAKKLFSLPFETKQAIFSSPLSYFWGTPVLTPSGAALQIGPQNVNWVEGLNAPLLQLSQMQAEDPVLASFRVLLEEYGKHLSRLATTIFEAMVMKLNLNSEESKSNILSESTGFVRVYRYPQCFVANSAWGMDVHTDSSVLSILNQHEVGGLEVLKDKEWIQVRPISNTLIVNLGDMMQAISNDEYKSVEHRVKASKHKERISICYFAFPGEGTVIRSSKYRPFTYRDFRAQVQEDVKSVGFKVGLERFKLTETS